One Labrus mixtus chromosome 22, fLabMix1.1, whole genome shotgun sequence genomic window carries:
- the scyl2 gene encoding SCY1-like protein 2 isoform X1, with protein sequence MESMLNKLKSTVTKVTADVTSAVMGNPVTREFEVGRHIASGGPGLCWRIYNGTKKSTKQEVAVFVFEKKTVDKYPKFEKDQIVDSLKRGVQQLTRLRHPRLLTVQHPLEESRDCLAFCTEPVFASLSNVLGQWENLPSPVPTDIKEYKLYDVETKYGLLQISEGLSFLHSGVKMVHGNLCLENIILNKSGAWKIMGFDFSISSTNPSDAEPKYTCKEWEPNLPPLCLPNPEYLAPEYILSVSCDSASDMYSLGVVMHAVFNEGKPVFQVNKHDIFKSFSRQLDQLSTMSPALLNKIPEEVREHVKMLLSVTPNVRPDADQMTKIPFFDDVGAVTLQYFDSLFQRDNLQKSQFYKGLPKVLPKLPKRVVVYRILPALNSEFVNPDMVPFVLPNVLLIAEECTKDEYVRLILPDLTPVFKQQEPIQASNMILLIFLQKMDLLLTKTPAEDIKNSVLPMVYRALEAPSVQIQELCLNIIPTFANLIEYTSMKNSLIPRIKSACLQTSSLAVRVNSLVCLGKILEYLDKWFVIDEILPFLQQIPSREPAVLMGVLGIYKCTFSHKKLGIPKEHLASKSLPHLVSLSIDNNLNLNQFNSFMVVIREMLSRMEAEHKTKLEQLHVMQEQQRSMNPGQQSEETKNPPSTGNQIDDIFGSTGVNGKENGAAASAPQPNRMSLTLEEKQRLAKEQEQAVKLRNQQPLAPQTIKAANTNNSQTKDLTSSLLNSMTSLSSLSLANPARPAPVQGTTIAAFPSPSPMMGTMGAPVSNGFNPTMGFQTGGMGMGMRPAGPGLYGGMATTTSTPNFGALAQNQGPIGQTNKAPDMSALDSLFIPSQPKVTLNQMGPKPTPGTNTPWLNQFGSAQNAQTQMQGASVGMGGMPSGFGMQANPFFSPQNFAQPAAAPSLNQSGIKQSASVNNDLKDLFG encoded by the exons ATGGAGTCTATGCTGAACAAGCTAAAAAGCACCGTTACCAAGGTGACGGCAGATGTCACCAGCGCTGTCATGGGCAACCCGGTGACACGGGAGTTTGAAGTTGGTCGACATATAGCCAGCGGGGGTCCAGGATTGTGCTGGAGGATCTACAACGGGACCAAGAAGTCAACAAAACAG GAAGTGGCAGTGTTTGTGTTCGAGAAGAAGACGGTTGATAAGTACCCAAAATTTGAAAAGGACCAAATTGTGGATTCGCTAAAACGAGGGGTGCAACAGCTGACCAGACTGCGTCACCCACGTCTCCTGACTGTGCAGCATCCTCTCGAAGAGTCCcg AGACTGCTTGGCGTTCTGTACAGAGCCCGTGTTTGCCAGTCTGTCCAACGTGCTGGGCCAGTGGGAAAACCTGCCCAGCCCCGTGCCCACCGACATCAAGGAGTACAAACTGTACGATGTGGAGACCAAGTATGGCCTGCTTCAG ATCTCGGAGGGTTTGTCCTTCCTCCACAGTGGAGTAAAAATGGTCCACGGCAACTTGTGTCTGGAGAACATCATCCTGAACAAAAGCGGAGCCTGGAAGATCATGGGTTTCGACTTCAGCATCTCCTCCACTAACCCCTCAGATGCTGAG CCTAAATACACGTGTAAAGAGTGGGAGCCcaacctccctcctctctgcctccctaACCCTGAATACCTGGCGCCCGAGTACATCCTGTCCGTCAGCTGTGACTCCGCCTCCGACATGTATTCCTTGGGTGTGGTCATGCATGCTGTATTCAACGAGGGCAAGCCTGTTTTCCAAGTCAACAAGCATGACATATTTAAGAGCTTCAGCCGGCAGCTGGACCAG CTGAGCACCATGAGTCCAGCACTATTGAACAAGATCCCAGAGGAGGTGCGGGAACATGTTAAAATGCTGCTAAGCGTCACACCAAACGTCCGACCGGATGCAGACCAGATGACCAAG ATTCCATTTTTCGACGACGTGGGTGCTGTGACACTGCAGTACTTTGATTCCCTCTTCCAAAGGGACAACCTGCAGAAGTCGCAGTTCTACAAAGGCCTCCCCAAAGTCCTGCCCAAACTCCCCAAG AGAGTGGTGGTGTATCGAATCTTGCCGGCACTGAACTCGGAGTTCGTCAACCCGGACATGGTTCCCTTCGTGCTGCCCAACGTGCTGCTGATCGCCGAGGAGTGCACCAAGGACGAGTATGTCCGTCTCATCTTACCTGACCTCACGCCTGTTTTCAAGCAGCAGGAGCCCATTCAG GCTAGTAATATG ATCCTGCTGATTTTCCTGCAGAAGATGGACCTGCTGCTTACAAAGACCCCAGCAGAGGACATTAAGAACAGCGTGCTGCCTATGGTCTACAGAGCGCTGGAAGCTCCCTCTGTACAGATCCAG GAGCTGTGCCTGAACATCATCCCAACATTCGCCAACCTGATTGAATACACGTCCATGAAGAACTCCCTCATCCCTCGGATCAAATCAGCCTGCCTGCAGACCTCATCACTGGCC GTACGAGTGAACTCCTTGGTGTGTTTGGGGAAGATTTTGGAGTACTTGGACAAGTGGTTTGTCATTGATGAGATTCTGCCCTTCCTACAACAGATCCCCTCCAGAGAACCAGCAGTTCTCATGGGCGTTTTAG GAATCTACAAGTGCACCTTCAGCCACAAGAAGTTAGGCATTCCCAAAGAGCACCTCGCCAGCAAGAGCCTGCCCCACCTGGTCTCTCTCAGTATAGACAACAACCTCAACCTAAACCAG TTTAACTCCTTCATGGTGGTCATACGGGAGATGCTGAGTCGCATGGAGGCTGAACACAAAACCAAGCTGGAGCAGCTGCATGTCatgcaggagcagcagag GAGTATGAACCCAGGCCAACAatcagaggagacaaagaaCCCGCCAAGCACAGGGAACCAG ATTGACGATATCTTCGGCAGCACAGGGGTTAATGGGAAAGAGAATGGAGCCGCAGCGTCAGCCCCACAGCCTAATAGA ATGTCTCTgactctggaggagaaacagcgACTGGCAAAGGAGCAGGAGCAGGCAGTCAAACTGAGGAACCAGCAGCCTTTAGCACCACAGACCATCAAAGCAGCCAACACCAACAACTCACAG ACTAAGGATCTGACAAGCAGCCTTCTCAACAGCATGACGTCTCTAAGCAGCCTGTCCTTAGCCAACCCAGCACGACCAGCCCCAGTTCAAGGGACCACCATCGCTGCCTTCCCCTCTCCCAGCCCCATGATGGGCACCATGGGTGCTCCAGTCTCCAATGGCTTCAACCCCACCATGGGCTTCCAGACAGGAGGCATGGGGATGGGCATGCGGCCCGCCGGCCCAGGCCTCTACGGCGGCATGgccaccaccaccagcaccccaaaCTTTGGAGCCCTCGCCCAGAATCAAGGACCCATTGGGCAGACAAACAAAGCCCCGGACATGTCAGCCCTGGACAGTCTTTTTATACCCAGCCAGCCCAAAGTCACTCTCAACCAGATGGGTCCAAAGCCCACGCCTGGCACCAACACCCCTTGGCTAAACCAGTTTGGTTCAGCCCAGAACGCTCAGACTCAGATGCAGGGGGCGTCAGTCGGAATGGGAGGGATGCCCAGTGGGTTCGGGATGCAGGCAAACCCTTTTTTCAGCCCACAGAACTTTGctcaacctgctgctgccccCAGCCTGAACCAAAGTGGAATTAAACAAAGTGCGTCGGTCAACAACGATCTGAAAGACTTATTCGGCTAA
- the si:ch211-244b2.3 gene encoding uncharacterized protein si:ch211-244b2.3 encodes MASIFSSYRGSTSDTNEKQFEWQLLVGQQWLPIDNDHVIETHYCHPGAQGITINTIQGKVFIDFDKFQTMNAALQVQRLSFLSQGEAEDVGWYFRDDQLWREYGSQSSSRIASSISSRDIEHQFTLDRQGTFSFTVGSTSYALDFTTMKQRNCTTGMHRNVRRRPKFTCNTGRISSTPVFPTASSKPTNGRYKWEYMGEEGEWVEYQAHICAFDSAAVEAQYQLNPQSQLQFRIDSYSYTLDLSSMCQVDNNIGTRRAVRRTADNGSRQNRSSGTPPQWQFLDIDGKWKEYSKNKSSISSQDIELVYQQNPTGIITFTTNLFSYELNFSAMTQRNLSTNTTRSVQRLNQ; translated from the exons ATGGCGAGTATTTTTTCGTCCTATCGCGGATCCACCTCAGACA cCAATGAGAAACAATTTGAGTGGCAGCTGTTAGTTGGACAGCAGTGGCTGCCGATTGATAACGACCATGTGATCGAGACGCACTACTGCCACCCTGGAGCTCAAGGaatcaccatcaacaccatccaAGG GAAGGTGTTCATAGACTTTGATAAGTTCCAGACTATGAATGCCGCTCTGCAGGTGCAGAGGCTGAGCTTCTTGTCCCAGGGTGAGGCCGAGGATGTCGGCTGGTACTTTAGAGATGACCAGCTGTGGCGTGAATATGGATCACAG agCTCCAGCAGGATCGCCTCCTccatcagcagcagagacatcGAGCACCAGTTCACTCTGGACCGTCAGGGAACGTTCAGCTTCACCGTGGGATCAACCAGCTACGCACTCGACTTCACCA CCATGAAACAAAGAAACTGCACAACAGGAATGCACAGGAACGTCCGCAGGCGTCCAAAATTCACCTGTAACACAGGACG CATTAGCTCTACTCCCGTCTTCCCAACCGCCTCCTCTAAGCCAACTAATGGACGCTACAAGTGGGAGTATAtgggagaagagggggagtggGTTGAATACCAAGCACAT ATTTGTGCATTCGACAGTGCTGCGGTCGAGGCACAATACCAGCTGAATCCACAGAGCCAGCTACAATTCAGGATCGACAGCTACTCGTACACGCTGGACTTGTCAA GTATGTGTCAAGTTGATAACAACATCGGGACGAGAAGAGCAGTGAGGAGGACCGCTGATAATGGGAGTCGTCAAAACAGAAG TTCAGGCACACCGCCCCAATGGCAGTTCCTCGACATCGATGGAAAATGGAAAGAATACAGTAAA AATAAGAGCAGCATTTCAAGTCAGGACATCGAGCTCGTGTACCAACAAAACCCGACGGGCATCATCACATTTACCACCAATCTATTTAGCTATGAGCTGAACTTCTCAG ctaTGACTCAGAGAAACTTGTCCACAAACACCACCAGATCAGTACAAAGACTCAACCAGTGA
- the scyl2 gene encoding SCY1-like protein 2 isoform X2, whose product MESMLNKLKSTVTKVTADVTSAVMGNPVTREFEVGRHIASGGPGLCWRIYNGTKKSTKQEVAVFVFEKKTVDKYPKFEKDQIVDSLKRGVQQLTRLRHPRLLTVQHPLEESRDCLAFCTEPVFASLSNVLGQWENLPSPVPTDIKEYKLYDVETKYGLLQISEGLSFLHSGVKMVHGNLCLENIILNKSGAWKIMGFDFSISSTNPSDAEPKYTCKEWEPNLPPLCLPNPEYLAPEYILSVSCDSASDMYSLGVVMHAVFNEGKPVFQVNKHDIFKSFSRQLDQLSTMSPALLNKIPEEVREHVKMLLSVTPNVRPDADQMTKIPFFDDVGAVTLQYFDSLFQRDNLQKSQFYKGLPKVLPKLPKRVVVYRILPALNSEFVNPDMVPFVLPNVLLIAEECTKDEYVRLILPDLTPVFKQQEPIQILLIFLQKMDLLLTKTPAEDIKNSVLPMVYRALEAPSVQIQELCLNIIPTFANLIEYTSMKNSLIPRIKSACLQTSSLAVRVNSLVCLGKILEYLDKWFVIDEILPFLQQIPSREPAVLMGVLGIYKCTFSHKKLGIPKEHLASKSLPHLVSLSIDNNLNLNQFNSFMVVIREMLSRMEAEHKTKLEQLHVMQEQQRSMNPGQQSEETKNPPSTGNQIDDIFGSTGVNGKENGAAASAPQPNRMSLTLEEKQRLAKEQEQAVKLRNQQPLAPQTIKAANTNNSQTKDLTSSLLNSMTSLSSLSLANPARPAPVQGTTIAAFPSPSPMMGTMGAPVSNGFNPTMGFQTGGMGMGMRPAGPGLYGGMATTTSTPNFGALAQNQGPIGQTNKAPDMSALDSLFIPSQPKVTLNQMGPKPTPGTNTPWLNQFGSAQNAQTQMQGASVGMGGMPSGFGMQANPFFSPQNFAQPAAAPSLNQSGIKQSASVNNDLKDLFG is encoded by the exons ATGGAGTCTATGCTGAACAAGCTAAAAAGCACCGTTACCAAGGTGACGGCAGATGTCACCAGCGCTGTCATGGGCAACCCGGTGACACGGGAGTTTGAAGTTGGTCGACATATAGCCAGCGGGGGTCCAGGATTGTGCTGGAGGATCTACAACGGGACCAAGAAGTCAACAAAACAG GAAGTGGCAGTGTTTGTGTTCGAGAAGAAGACGGTTGATAAGTACCCAAAATTTGAAAAGGACCAAATTGTGGATTCGCTAAAACGAGGGGTGCAACAGCTGACCAGACTGCGTCACCCACGTCTCCTGACTGTGCAGCATCCTCTCGAAGAGTCCcg AGACTGCTTGGCGTTCTGTACAGAGCCCGTGTTTGCCAGTCTGTCCAACGTGCTGGGCCAGTGGGAAAACCTGCCCAGCCCCGTGCCCACCGACATCAAGGAGTACAAACTGTACGATGTGGAGACCAAGTATGGCCTGCTTCAG ATCTCGGAGGGTTTGTCCTTCCTCCACAGTGGAGTAAAAATGGTCCACGGCAACTTGTGTCTGGAGAACATCATCCTGAACAAAAGCGGAGCCTGGAAGATCATGGGTTTCGACTTCAGCATCTCCTCCACTAACCCCTCAGATGCTGAG CCTAAATACACGTGTAAAGAGTGGGAGCCcaacctccctcctctctgcctccctaACCCTGAATACCTGGCGCCCGAGTACATCCTGTCCGTCAGCTGTGACTCCGCCTCCGACATGTATTCCTTGGGTGTGGTCATGCATGCTGTATTCAACGAGGGCAAGCCTGTTTTCCAAGTCAACAAGCATGACATATTTAAGAGCTTCAGCCGGCAGCTGGACCAG CTGAGCACCATGAGTCCAGCACTATTGAACAAGATCCCAGAGGAGGTGCGGGAACATGTTAAAATGCTGCTAAGCGTCACACCAAACGTCCGACCGGATGCAGACCAGATGACCAAG ATTCCATTTTTCGACGACGTGGGTGCTGTGACACTGCAGTACTTTGATTCCCTCTTCCAAAGGGACAACCTGCAGAAGTCGCAGTTCTACAAAGGCCTCCCCAAAGTCCTGCCCAAACTCCCCAAG AGAGTGGTGGTGTATCGAATCTTGCCGGCACTGAACTCGGAGTTCGTCAACCCGGACATGGTTCCCTTCGTGCTGCCCAACGTGCTGCTGATCGCCGAGGAGTGCACCAAGGACGAGTATGTCCGTCTCATCTTACCTGACCTCACGCCTGTTTTCAAGCAGCAGGAGCCCATTCAG ATCCTGCTGATTTTCCTGCAGAAGATGGACCTGCTGCTTACAAAGACCCCAGCAGAGGACATTAAGAACAGCGTGCTGCCTATGGTCTACAGAGCGCTGGAAGCTCCCTCTGTACAGATCCAG GAGCTGTGCCTGAACATCATCCCAACATTCGCCAACCTGATTGAATACACGTCCATGAAGAACTCCCTCATCCCTCGGATCAAATCAGCCTGCCTGCAGACCTCATCACTGGCC GTACGAGTGAACTCCTTGGTGTGTTTGGGGAAGATTTTGGAGTACTTGGACAAGTGGTTTGTCATTGATGAGATTCTGCCCTTCCTACAACAGATCCCCTCCAGAGAACCAGCAGTTCTCATGGGCGTTTTAG GAATCTACAAGTGCACCTTCAGCCACAAGAAGTTAGGCATTCCCAAAGAGCACCTCGCCAGCAAGAGCCTGCCCCACCTGGTCTCTCTCAGTATAGACAACAACCTCAACCTAAACCAG TTTAACTCCTTCATGGTGGTCATACGGGAGATGCTGAGTCGCATGGAGGCTGAACACAAAACCAAGCTGGAGCAGCTGCATGTCatgcaggagcagcagag GAGTATGAACCCAGGCCAACAatcagaggagacaaagaaCCCGCCAAGCACAGGGAACCAG ATTGACGATATCTTCGGCAGCACAGGGGTTAATGGGAAAGAGAATGGAGCCGCAGCGTCAGCCCCACAGCCTAATAGA ATGTCTCTgactctggaggagaaacagcgACTGGCAAAGGAGCAGGAGCAGGCAGTCAAACTGAGGAACCAGCAGCCTTTAGCACCACAGACCATCAAAGCAGCCAACACCAACAACTCACAG ACTAAGGATCTGACAAGCAGCCTTCTCAACAGCATGACGTCTCTAAGCAGCCTGTCCTTAGCCAACCCAGCACGACCAGCCCCAGTTCAAGGGACCACCATCGCTGCCTTCCCCTCTCCCAGCCCCATGATGGGCACCATGGGTGCTCCAGTCTCCAATGGCTTCAACCCCACCATGGGCTTCCAGACAGGAGGCATGGGGATGGGCATGCGGCCCGCCGGCCCAGGCCTCTACGGCGGCATGgccaccaccaccagcaccccaaaCTTTGGAGCCCTCGCCCAGAATCAAGGACCCATTGGGCAGACAAACAAAGCCCCGGACATGTCAGCCCTGGACAGTCTTTTTATACCCAGCCAGCCCAAAGTCACTCTCAACCAGATGGGTCCAAAGCCCACGCCTGGCACCAACACCCCTTGGCTAAACCAGTTTGGTTCAGCCCAGAACGCTCAGACTCAGATGCAGGGGGCGTCAGTCGGAATGGGAGGGATGCCCAGTGGGTTCGGGATGCAGGCAAACCCTTTTTTCAGCCCACAGAACTTTGctcaacctgctgctgccccCAGCCTGAACCAAAGTGGAATTAAACAAAGTGCGTCGGTCAACAACGATCTGAAAGACTTATTCGGCTAA